The Bacillus mycoides genome contains the following window.
ACCGACTGAAGAAAGAAAATGAACAGAAGGCGGTGTAAACAATGGAAGAAAGCACATTCTCACATTTAATGATATTGGTGGCAGTTATCGGACTTGCAGGATTCATCTACCTGATGGATCGGATAGACAAACGGATTATGAAGGATGAAAAGTGATGGATAAACAGCAGCGAGATGAATACGAACAAAAGAAACTCTTATGGATCATAAAGGATTTAAGAGCTAGAGGGGTAGATAACAGTGCAGATAAGGTTGAGAAAATGCATAAGGAGTTTATAACTCTAGCTAAATAGAAAAAGAGCCTTGAGTGTGAAGCTCAAGACTCATTGTATAAGGGTATAAGGTCGAGTCACCAACCTTATAATCTGATGATACCACAAATTTACAAATATAGACTATGATTTCTTGTCGGAATGGTGAACTAAATAACTGATAAAGGGGAATTGGAAAATGGGATTAAGACAAGCGTATGAAATGGTAATTCGTCATCAATTGGAATTATTAGTCGATGAAAAAGGATGGGAGATTTCAGAAGGTCGATTTGATGAAATAGCTGAAGCGATGGCAAACGACCCTCAATTCACAGATCAGTTACTTGATTTCACTGACGAGCATTTAGAAACATTTGGCGACAACTACTAGTAAACAAATAGGACAAGCCAAGCCTTTGCTTGTCGAAATGTCCAGGAACTACATAAAACCTAAAGTGCTTGGTGCCCCCACCAATACAACTGTTCCTGGATATTTCGATGCGTAAAGCATCAAGAAAGGGGAATGAAAATGAGTAACTTTTATAGCCCAAAACCAAAAGAGCAAGGTTATTTCTATCATGTTGAGATACAAGAGCAGGTACAACTTACGTATGAACAATATTTAACGCAAGAAAATCGCGGGAAAGAAGTTTGTACTAGCGATCCAGATGATGATACGGATTATCAAAAAATCAATTGGTATAACGACATAAAAACATCGTTCGCTAACAAAGAGTGGGACGAATTAGTGAAAGAAATCCGAAACACATTCAAACGGTATGGAAATGTCATGTTACAGCAAAAAGAGAACGGAACCCATTATGTCTACTATTTCGGTAGAACGCTTTGGCTAAAAGAAAAAGTATTGAAGAGAGCGAGTATACACATTACGCATGAAGCGGTTATCGAAATGAATCAAGAAAAGTTTATGAATGATTTAACTCGGATCGGTAGATGGGAAAAGAATTAAGGAGGGATTGATATGACACCTTGTTTCGAACCAACATATTGCAATGATTTAGAAGGAAACAAGTACTTATGCAGATTTGAACATTATGAAGTGGATAGTCGTTTTGAAGGTGAACCGCCTGAATGGAAGGCTGACATTGTCGAGTTTATGCCAATCATCCCTATCTATAAATGCTGGGGAAAAGGAATCAAGACAAAATAAAAAACCACACTACGCCTAATGTGGTTTGGAGAAAAGAAATGTAAAACTTTCTACTTACATTATACCAAATCTTTTCTCCTAAAAACAAGGAGGAATAATAAATGTTAGAAAACGGAATGTTGATTGGTAATACTCACGATTCATCAGCAAGAGACTTTATGGATTACTGCACTGGCTGCGGTGGAGAAATCTACTATGGCGAAGGATATCTTGATTGTAATGGAGATCCAATACATGCAGAGGCTGATTGTATTAAACAATTCGTAAAAGATCGTTCGATAGCGAAAGTGGCAGGTGAATGATATGGGATTACAAAACAAAATTGAAGCTGAAATTCAAATTCTTATGAGTTTGGTTGAACGATATAAGCAAAGTAAAGAACCTGGTGCCTCATCAATGGTTGTGGCTTATGAATGCGGATTACAAGCGCTTATGGAAGTTTACGAGGTTAGTCAACAAGAAGAGGTGATTCCGTTTTGAAACGAGCGATAAAGGAATTGCAAAAGTCACTTGGGGTCGAGAAACGGAAGTTAAGTGATTATGAGTATAAGTTAAAGAATTTGAAAGAACACGAGATTTCACTTCGCGAGGGCATTGCAGATGTAAAACTAACGATTGTAGATATAGAAGAAACTCTTTCGACACTAGAGATTATGACAGAAGGGGCTGAACAGAGTGAATAAAAGCGAAACGATTACTGAATTAGCTAAAGCGTTAGTGAAATTCAATTCAGAGGTTAACAAAATTGCTAAGGATGCAGACAATCCTTTCTTCAAAAACAATTACGCAACGCTAGACACAATTATAGACGAAATTAGACCAATCCTTTCTAAACACGGATTAAGCATCATGCAAATACCAAGCGGTGACGGTCAAAATGTAACGTTAAAAACACTTCTCTTGCACGAGAGTGGCGAATGGCTTGAGTCAGACGAACTAACAATGAAGCCAGTGAAGAACGATCCACAAGCAGTGGGAAGTTGCATTACTTACGCAAGAAGGTATTCATTAGCAGCATTCCTTAGCTTGAATACTGGTGAAGATGATGACGGAAACGGTGCTACTTACGGAAAAGGTAACAAACCTAATCAAAAGAGTAATAGTGGACAAGCTCCAAATAACCAAAAGAAAGAAGATTTGCCTTTACCAACCAATGCTACAGAAGGCGCAGAGATAGTTCTTACATTTGGTAAACATGAAGGGAAAACATTAAGAACAATATTTAAAGAGAATAAAGGCTACCTTGAATGGCTAGTAAAAAACGATAAGGCAGATGATCGGATAAAAACAGCTATAAATATGATGTTCCAAGCGAATCAACAATCAGCTTAATAAGGAGATGAAACCATGTTAGATAAAACAGAATCTAAAGTCGTCCTTCCGGCGTGGGTATGGAAGGGCGCACGAAATGAGAAAGAAGCAAAAGCTAAGGCGATTGAGTACATCACTCCTGATCGCTATCCAGGTTACAAAGTATCTAGTGTTAAAGATGGTATAGCGATATGCGAAAGGGAGAATGCGTGATGTTCCAAGTGCCAGTAAGACGTGGATCAATGAAAGAAATGTTAAAAGCAGTTCGTGATTTAGAAGCTAGAGGTTATGACTATATAACTCCTATCAAAAAGGTGTATAGAGCAGAAAAGACATTTTATAACGACGGAAAGTTTAAAGGAAAGGACAAAATTCGATTCACAGGCATGGAAGATCGTGCGAGCTATGAATGTTGGATGAAGAAGGTGAACTAAGTGAGTTATAAATACGAAAGCAATATACACTACTTTAATGTTTGTATGAAATTTCTAAAGAAAAACGGTATTGGATTAGATTCGCAAGAGCGAGCAGAATTGAAAATGATGACAGATAAAGTATTCCGATTTAATGAAGATTACACTGATGTAATTTACAGATTAGAACTTCGCGAACCAACTAGAATTTTAACTTACTTGCTTAATTCATCTACAACGGGAGAAGAGTTTGAAGAGAATATCGATTACTACAAATTCGTACACAATCTATATTTAGAAGCTGTTACAACAGACGAATTAAACGATGAAGCTAAAGATTATCTATATGCCAACTATTACAAGGGAATCACACCTCAAAAACGCGTGTATTTACCTAAAGATAAAGGGTTTAGAGAATATACGGACGCGTTCATTAAATTACAAAAAGACTTAGCGAAACGAGCTGGCATTTACTTCTTATACGATGAAAATCGTGAATTGATATATATCGGAAAAAGCACATCTAATTTAGGAGAAAGAATACCAAGTTCGATAAAAGAAAGACAAGCTAGCTGCTTTTCTTACACACTAACCGAAACAGTAAGTGATGCTCATATTTACGAGATGTACTATATCACTACTTTAAAACCGAAGTTGAACACTGATGGACAGACAAACGACTTACCAACTGTTAAACTTCCAGACCTAGAATTCACAGGTATACAAAAAGC
Protein-coding sequences here:
- a CDS encoding ERF family protein, with product MNKSETITELAKALVKFNSEVNKIAKDADNPFFKNNYATLDTIIDEIRPILSKHGLSIMQIPSGDGQNVTLKTLLLHESGEWLESDELTMKPVKNDPQAVGSCITYARRYSLAAFLSLNTGEDDDGNGATYGKGNKPNQKSNSGQAPNNQKKEDLPLPTNATEGAEIVLTFGKHEGKTLRTIFKENKGYLEWLVKNDKADDRIKTAINMMFQANQQSA